The Peribacillus simplex genome contains a region encoding:
- a CDS encoding small acid-soluble spore protein H, with product MNAQRAEEIASSPNMVNVTYNEESIYIEHVDEQSGVATIHPLDDPNKKQSVSVTSLKEQ from the coding sequence ATGAACGCACAACGAGCAGAAGAAATTGCTTCTTCACCAAATATGGTTAATGTAACCTATAATGAGGAAAGTATCTACATTGAGCATGTGGATGAACAAAGTGGAGTAGCTACAATCCATCCCCTTGATGACCCAAATAAAAAACAAAGTGTTTCTGTAACCAGCTTAAAAGAACAGTAA
- a CDS encoding ketoacyl-ACP synthase III, translated as MIGARITAIGTYVPEKKLTNFELEQMVETNNEWIIQRTGIHERRITRPDEFTSDLCVSAVKDLMHRYNKKVKDVDMIIVATSTPDLPFPSVSSIIQDQLNISQTGAIDLSAACAGFVYAVHTAHSLISSGFHKKVLVIGADTLSKITDYTDRNTCVLFGDGAGAVLVERDEQSKSFIGFHLGSDGRGAQHVYRPGLSKKINGIELIDTQYLVQNGREVFRWVVRNVPESIRQILEKTQTSLDQVDWFIPHSANLRLIEPICEKVEYPMEKTLYSLVNFGNTSAATIPLALDLGIRKGKVKNGDRVLMYGFGSGLVHAGQLLELNFDEQINTPKPL; from the coding sequence ATGATAGGGGCGAGAATAACAGCTATCGGGACATATGTTCCAGAAAAAAAATTAACAAACTTTGAACTTGAGCAAATGGTCGAAACAAATAATGAATGGATTATTCAAAGAACCGGGATTCATGAACGAAGAATAACTCGTCCTGATGAATTTACCAGTGATTTATGCGTTTCTGCAGTAAAAGATTTAATGCACAGATATAATAAAAAAGTCAAAGATGTTGATATGATTATTGTGGCAACAAGCACACCAGATTTACCTTTCCCATCTGTCTCAAGTATCATACAGGACCAATTAAATATATCCCAAACAGGTGCCATAGATTTAAGTGCAGCGTGCGCAGGATTTGTTTATGCAGTACATACAGCACACAGTTTAATTTCTTCTGGGTTCCACAAAAAGGTACTAGTTATTGGAGCAGACACACTCTCAAAAATTACAGATTATACAGATAGAAATACATGTGTTTTATTTGGTGATGGTGCTGGTGCGGTATTAGTTGAAAGAGATGAACAATCAAAAAGTTTCATTGGATTCCATCTAGGAAGTGATGGGAGAGGAGCACAACATGTATATCGGCCTGGATTATCAAAAAAGATCAATGGGATTGAGTTAATAGATACTCAATATCTTGTACAAAATGGTAGAGAAGTTTTTCGATGGGTTGTAAGGAATGTTCCTGAGAGTATAAGACAGATATTAGAAAAAACGCAAACGAGTTTAGATCAAGTTGATTGGTTTATACCTCATAGTGCTAACTTAAGGTTGATAGAGCCAATTTGCGAAAAAGTAGAATACCCAATGGAAAAAACGCTTTATAGCTTAGTCAACTTTGGAAATACCTCTGCTGCTACCATTCCTTTAGCTCTTGATCTTGGAATCCGTAAGGGAAAAGTCAAAAATGGAGACCGAGTTCTTATGTACGGATTTGGATCGGGATTGGTTCACGCTGGACAACTTTTAGAATTAAATTTTGACGAACAAATTAATACTCCTAAACCGTTGTGA
- a CDS encoding DUF3189 family protein, protein MMYIYNDYGGTHTTSLAAAYHLKQLPQSERKLTSEEILNVKYFNKLTKEDAGKLIFRGIDEDGNSVYTIGHKREKLVVPALKELTLLLEEKFHFNEVIVFSNTSPTVPIAMSIGGFLSRALKIDFIGVPLLLIGAKQCCDNIFRLVENTKQIGKAANGEKVIILENEVYK, encoded by the coding sequence ATGATGTATATCTATAATGATTATGGGGGTACACATACCACGTCGTTGGCTGCCGCATATCATTTAAAACAATTACCTCAATCGGAAAGAAAATTAACTTCGGAAGAAATATTAAATGTAAAATATTTTAATAAATTAACGAAAGAAGATGCTGGAAAGCTAATTTTTCGCGGGATCGATGAAGATGGCAACTCAGTTTATACAATTGGACATAAAAGAGAAAAACTTGTGGTTCCAGCATTAAAAGAATTGACTTTACTACTGGAAGAGAAATTTCATTTTAACGAAGTAATAGTATTCTCCAATACATCTCCAACCGTACCTATTGCCATGTCTATAGGGGGATTTTTATCAAGAGCATTAAAAATTGATTTTATAGGTGTACCATTATTGCTTATAGGTGCCAAACAATGCTGTGATAATATTTTTCGGCTGGTTGAAAATACGAAACAAATCGGGAAAGCAGCGAATGGGGAAAAAGTGATTATATTGGAAAATGAGGTATATAAGTAA
- a CDS encoding D-alanyl-D-alanine carboxypeptidase family protein, whose translation MRKFFFIFILALIPFASTTVSAESDLPLNSEAGIIIDAKSGNVLYEKNMNKRMYPASLTKVATAIYAIEHGDQNELVTISKKAAEADGSSVFIEPGEEIELSKLIAGMLINSGNDAAIAIAEHMSGSEKLFMEDLNEFLRKEVNVTDTHFTNPHGLFDKDHVTTASDLAKITQYAMKNETFREYFGKKELPWEVETWDTTLVTHHKMLKGELPYKGITGGKTGFVSKSGYTLISTATRGEQDLIAVTLKAPSDKVAYSDTELLFNYGFDNFKSGKIDKKSKLFSADYSNSYTLNEDLYYTHLISDQPSLKTSNDGILSIMNQEGEPIESFDLKKVADVRNSVLPAPIKKETIDDELIKFSVPFLGLGGF comes from the coding sequence ATGAGAAAGTTTTTCTTCATCTTCATCTTGGCTTTAATCCCCTTCGCCTCTACGACTGTAAGTGCAGAATCTGACTTACCTCTCAATAGTGAAGCAGGGATCATTATTGATGCGAAAAGCGGGAATGTATTATACGAAAAAAATATGAATAAAAGGATGTATCCAGCCAGTCTAACGAAAGTTGCCACGGCTATATATGCTATAGAACACGGGGATCAGAATGAACTGGTGACGATAAGCAAAAAAGCAGCGGAGGCAGACGGGTCTTCGGTATTTATTGAACCTGGGGAGGAAATAGAGCTTTCCAAATTAATTGCAGGAATGCTGATCAACTCCGGAAATGATGCAGCCATCGCAATTGCCGAGCATATGTCTGGCAGTGAAAAACTGTTCATGGAAGATTTGAATGAGTTTTTAAGAAAAGAAGTGAACGTCACCGATACTCATTTTACGAACCCCCATGGATTATTTGACAAAGACCATGTAACGACAGCCAGTGACCTTGCGAAAATTACCCAATATGCAATGAAAAATGAAACGTTCCGTGAGTATTTTGGTAAGAAGGAGTTACCATGGGAAGTGGAAACATGGGACACAACTTTAGTTACCCATCATAAAATGTTAAAAGGCGAACTCCCCTATAAGGGAATAACCGGCGGGAAAACCGGTTTTGTCAGTAAATCCGGTTACACCCTGATTTCTACGGCCACTAGGGGAGAACAAGACTTGATTGCCGTCACTCTGAAAGCTCCTTCGGACAAGGTTGCCTACTCTGATACTGAGCTTTTATTCAACTATGGCTTTGACAACTTTAAATCAGGCAAAATTGATAAAAAAAGCAAACTTTTTTCAGCGGACTATTCTAATTCCTACACGCTGAACGAAGACTTATACTATACTCATTTAATCAGTGATCAACCTAGTCTTAAAACGAGTAATGATGGAATACTTTCAATCATGAACCAAGAAGGGGAACCAATAGAATCCTTTGACCTTAAAAAGGTCGCTGATGTCAGGAACTCAGTATTGCCTGCCCCGATTAAAAAAGAAACAATCGATGATGAGCTAATAAAATTTTCTGTCCCATTTCTAGGATTGGGAGGATTTTAG
- a CDS encoding acyltransferase family protein gives MKRDPYFDNAKAVLIVLVVLGHTLARMVEENEWILTIYLFVFSFHMPAFILVSGYFSRKIKSKKDLWVLIKKILIPYVIFQVIYTFYYQKLFDEPIEFTILTPRWALWFLISLFCWNILLSIFTSRKYGIVFSIIVSLIIGYIGEVNEWLSLSRTFFFFPFFLIGHFLEKDHFEWVKKKSNALIGWGLLGLIFAGIYFYGEITWREWFYGRLGYKELMEGPIALGFIYKLIVYLIMGAATYCFLCIVPKKHTFFTEIGSITLVIYLFHMFILEYVYNSFIYDWVKESGQYYVLLVISVTIIFILSRKPIVKVECMLLGMKMKT, from the coding sequence ATGAAACGTGATCCTTATTTTGATAATGCGAAAGCTGTTTTAATCGTACTAGTGGTTTTGGGACATACATTAGCTCGAATGGTAGAAGAAAACGAATGGATTTTAACTATTTATTTGTTTGTTTTTTCATTCCATATGCCAGCTTTTATTTTAGTGTCCGGCTATTTTTCAAGAAAGATAAAAAGTAAAAAGGACCTCTGGGTGCTAATAAAGAAAATCTTAATTCCCTATGTAATATTCCAGGTGATTTATACCTTCTATTATCAGAAGTTATTTGATGAACCGATTGAATTCACAATATTGACTCCAAGATGGGCCTTATGGTTCTTAATAAGCTTATTCTGTTGGAATATATTATTGTCAATATTTACCTCAAGGAAATATGGTATCGTTTTTTCGATAATTGTATCTCTAATAATCGGTTACATCGGTGAAGTAAATGAATGGTTAAGTTTGTCGAGAACGTTCTTTTTCTTTCCTTTCTTTTTAATTGGACATTTTTTAGAAAAAGATCATTTTGAATGGGTTAAAAAGAAAAGTAATGCCCTAATAGGCTGGGGTCTACTTGGGTTAATCTTTGCCGGCATTTATTTCTATGGTGAAATTACTTGGAGGGAATGGTTTTATGGCCGTTTAGGTTATAAGGAATTAATGGAAGGTCCCATTGCCCTCGGTTTTATATATAAGTTGATCGTTTATTTAATCATGGGAGCGGCAACTTATTGTTTTCTTTGTATTGTTCCTAAAAAGCATACATTTTTTACTGAAATAGGATCGATTACTTTAGTTATTTATCTGTTTCATATGTTTATTCTGGAATATGTTTATAACTCATTTATTTATGATTGGGTCAAAGAAAGTGGCCAATATTATGTTTTATTAGTCATATCTGTAACGATTATATTTATATTATCAAGAAAACCGATTGTAAAAGTCGAATGTATGTTATTAGGAATGAAAATGAAAACATGA
- a CDS encoding thiol-disulfide oxidoreductase DCC family protein — protein MNPVILFDGECNFCDSSVQFIIKRDPQGLFHYASLQSEAGQELLKKYDVPADIDSMVLIERDKAYYKSSAALRICRRLQGAWKLLYGFIIVPSLIRNFVYDFIARNRYKWFGKKEESCMLPSPSVRKRFL, from the coding sequence ATGAATCCGGTCATTTTATTTGATGGTGAATGCAACTTTTGCGATTCGAGTGTCCAGTTCATCATAAAGCGGGACCCGCAGGGGCTTTTTCATTACGCTTCACTTCAAAGTGAGGCGGGACAAGAGTTGCTGAAGAAGTATGATGTACCTGCAGATATAGATAGCATGGTGCTGATTGAAAGGGATAAGGCCTACTATAAATCGTCTGCAGCCTTGAGGATTTGCCGCCGCTTGCAAGGGGCGTGGAAATTGCTTTACGGTTTCATCATCGTTCCAAGCCTCATCCGGAACTTCGTTTATGATTTCATTGCCAGGAACCGTTACAAATGGTTCGGAAAGAAAGAAGAAAGCTGTATGCTGCCGTCGCCAAGTGTTCGAAAGCGATTTTTATAA
- a CDS encoding DUF3238 domain-containing protein produces MKKLIVHYSFPRLKVGGVTFTARHSLLALGLAGIAYLISNKRTHQAVFNTASLMCKIERKEDTIKLMWPDEGGFYRVFRGQELIYSGPEPRMADRGLTPGTIYTYTIDSLNEKEQAVNRMKIQTSTTAENKKEDNILLDLVFTTIVAKGQASLEWEPIKGIKEYRVYRNGVDIGKVGGCSFSDRSISEDQEYTYTIKAKRPLPRSEQESYAVKSLVASIVGAVKKGSSQAQAAIEEITNTKKIGPVKQLLQPVGNDVDGKKKRNWQLRYSTFLPEEWLKNPNLASKVPYFKGDNRGFDPESPRYRTRVDVYIHEKESEAEIECTKAVGKSEAYNHDGDFLEEGVASDEDIVVKHVLSNHEKTTIQLTHSVGNPIIISPAVDYKVIGTFYRNGEINIAGYHDQAPHHEVYLKEADEQNWEPLHLAENKGLEMMAHPTANHLWRYSTFTQ; encoded by the coding sequence ATGAAGAAGTTGATCGTCCATTATTCATTTCCCCGTTTAAAAGTAGGCGGAGTTACATTCACTGCACGGCATTCATTGCTTGCTCTTGGTCTTGCGGGCATCGCTTATCTCATTTCCAATAAGAGGACGCATCAAGCGGTATTCAACACGGCTTCCTTGATGTGTAAGATCGAACGGAAAGAAGATACCATTAAGCTTATGTGGCCTGATGAAGGTGGTTTCTATCGGGTATTCAGGGGGCAAGAGCTGATTTACAGCGGCCCGGAGCCAAGGATGGCAGATCGGGGACTGACTCCAGGAACCATCTATACGTACACGATAGATAGCCTGAATGAAAAAGAACAGGCAGTGAACAGGATGAAAATACAGACATCAACAACCGCCGAGAATAAAAAAGAGGATAATATCCTTTTGGATTTGGTATTCACCACGATTGTCGCAAAAGGCCAAGCCAGCCTTGAATGGGAGCCCATTAAAGGAATAAAAGAGTATCGGGTTTACCGAAACGGCGTGGATATTGGGAAAGTGGGCGGATGTTCCTTCAGTGATCGGAGTATTAGTGAGGATCAGGAATACACATATACCATTAAAGCCAAGCGGCCCCTTCCGCGTTCAGAGCAGGAGTCCTATGCCGTGAAATCCCTTGTAGCGAGTATTGTCGGAGCCGTAAAAAAAGGTTCATCCCAAGCACAGGCAGCGATCGAGGAAATAACGAATACGAAAAAGATAGGACCTGTAAAACAGCTTTTGCAGCCAGTTGGAAACGATGTGGATGGTAAAAAGAAAAGAAATTGGCAGCTGCGCTATTCCACCTTTCTACCGGAAGAGTGGCTGAAAAACCCCAATCTTGCCTCAAAGGTTCCCTATTTTAAAGGAGACAACCGCGGGTTTGATCCTGAATCACCCCGATACAGGACAAGGGTCGATGTGTACATTCACGAAAAGGAAAGTGAAGCCGAGATTGAATGTACCAAAGCAGTCGGGAAAAGTGAGGCCTACAACCATGATGGGGATTTCCTCGAAGAAGGAGTGGCCTCGGATGAAGACATTGTAGTGAAGCATGTATTATCCAATCATGAGAAAACGACGATTCAGCTGACACACTCTGTAGGCAACCCAATCATCATTTCTCCTGCAGTGGATTATAAAGTGATCGGGACCTTTTACCGAAATGGCGAAATCAACATAGCCGGGTATCATGATCAGGCACCGCATCACGAAGTCTACCTAAAGGAGGCAGATGAACAAAACTGGGAACCCCTGCACCTAGCGGAAAACAAAGGGCTCGAAATGATGGCACATCCAACGGCCAATCATTTATGGAGATACTCCACATTTACACAATGA
- the gsiB gene encoding glucose starvation-inducible protein GsiB, protein MTNNNDKMSREEAGRKGGETTAKNHDKEFYQEIGQKGGEATSENHDKEFYQEIGQKGGEATSENHDKEFYQEIGQKGGEATSENHDKEFYQKIGQKGGEATSENHDKEFYQEIGEKGGEARANQRDGSDDGKMSREEAGRKGGEKSRR, encoded by the coding sequence ATGACTAACAACAATGATAAAATGAGTCGTGAAGAAGCAGGCCGTAAGGGTGGAGAAACAACAGCGAAAAATCATGATAAGGAATTCTATCAAGAGATTGGCCAAAAAGGCGGAGAAGCGACATCCGAAAATCATGATAAGGAATTCTATCAAGAGATTGGTCAAAAAGGCGGAGAAGCGACATCTGAAAATCATGATAAGGAATTCTATCAAGAGATTGGCCAAAAAGGCGGAGAAGCAACATCCGAAAATCATGATAAGGAATTCTATCAGAAGATTGGCCAAAAAGGCGGAGAAGCGACATCCGAAAATCATGATAAGGAATTCTATCAGGAAATCGGCGAAAAAGGCGGAGAGGCACGGGCCAATCAACGAGATGGTTCCGATGATGGAAAAATGAGCCGTGAAGAAGCAGGACGCAAAGGCGGGGAAAAAAGCCGCCGTTAA